Proteins encoded within one genomic window of Hermetia illucens chromosome 2, iHerIll2.2.curated.20191125, whole genome shotgun sequence:
- the LOC119649812 gene encoding chitin-binding domain protein cbd-1-like, with translation MEKVNFLIILLGCFLAISRDAQAVRRSIINTDIPEGVHCPIYTRNALYIPHPDFCDKFLVCFNGRLAVKSCPDGLHWDNNSKTCNWPEEAQCPLVEEDAIDEEVKCDPYANPLKTTFIRHPTDCSKFYMCQFGRKHETQCPDGLHFNIESSECDYPELAKCEVIPGTTARPSICPAEGYETKGFPDVCSKFVQCVEGLVYVRSCPKGLFWSESEKRCEYAHKSECMKGQSVLSPGEDNDEVTYVPDCPHVLDEDAFVAHPNDCTKYFQCWNGNAFLRECPQGLHWNAEDNQCDWPSRANCPEAISTTPATEATDEPTTESTEEPEIDTTLEPTEEPTTESLETDPDEDSTTELTTEEPATTVPTTDTPEENETTQPPTNPPDTETIPKDVDCPLDTENMLYIPHPESCDKFLQCFNGRLFLQSCPEGLHWDNNSKTCNWPEQAQCPLAEGDPNEDEVKCDPDANPNETTFVPHPSDCSKFYMCQFGRKHETKCPEGLHFNVESSQCDYPEFAKCQLISDTSAIPSICPAFGVETKGIPKICSKYIQCVHGRPYVRSCPKFLFWSESRKRCDYAHNSECLNGSSIVSPGGDDNEGGYVPDCPHSLNKDTFVPYPGNCRKYFQCWNGHAFVRHCPLGLHWNAVINRCDWPFRANCTETIPTTPATESTEEPSEGPGTEAPGTEAPETEAPGTEPPATEAPGSEAPGTEPPGSEAPGTEAPGTDAPETEAPGTEPPATEAPGSEAPGTESPETEPPATEAPGSEAPGTKPPATEPPATEAPGSEAPETEAPATEPPATEAPGTKPPATEPPATQAPGSEAPGAKPPTTEAPGSEAPATEAPATELPPILPPADGAPAIEGPRPETSTPSDPRVNVSLPTLKSS, from the exons ATGGAGAAAG tgaattttttaataattttgctGGGATGTTTCCTGGCAATTTCCCGGGATGCCCAGGCAGTTCGAAGATCT ATTATAAATACAGACATACCCGAAGGCGTTCATTGTCCTATCTATACAAGGAACGCCCTCTACATACCTCATCCTGATTTTTGCGACAAATTTTTGGTATGTTTCAATGGACGCCTGGCCGTAAAGAGCTGCCCGGATGGACTTCACTGGGATAATAATTCAAAAACATGCAATTGGCCCGAGGAAGCTCAGTGTCCCCTAGTTGAAGAAGACGCAATTGACGAGGAAGTGAAATGCGACCCTTACGCGAACCCACTCAAAACGACCTTCATCCGTCACCCTACTGATTGCTCCAAATTTTACATGTGTCAGTTTGGCAGGAAACATGAAACCCAGTGTCCTGATGGATTGCATTTTAATATTGAGTCCTCGGAGTGTGATTACCCCGAACTAGCTAAGTGTGAAGTGATCCCCGGTACTACAGCAAGACCATCAATATGTCCGGCGGAAGGTTATGAAACAAAAGGTTTTCCCGATGTTTGTTCAAAGTTCGTTCAATGTGTAGAAGGTCTCGTCTATGTGAGGTCCTGTCCCAAAGGACTCTTCTGGAGTGAGTCGGAGAAACGGTGTGAATATGCTCACAAATCAGAGTGTATGAAAGGTCAAAGTGTTCTATCACCTGGGGAGGACAATGACGAAGTGACCTATGTTCCCGATTGTCCACATGTCCTTGATGAGGATGCGTTTGTTGCACACCCAAATGATTGCACCAAATACTTCCAATGCTGGAATGGAAACGCTTTTCTTAGAGAATGTCCGCAAGGACTACATTGGAACGCTGAGGACAACCAATGCGACTGGCCTTCAAGAGCCAATTGCCCCGAAGCTATATCTACTACTCCAGCAACCGAGGCTACTGACGAGCCTACAACTGAGTCCACCGAAGAACCTGAAATAGACACCACCCTAGAACCCACCGAAGAACCAACAACTGAATCGCTTGAAACTGACCCTGATGAAGACTCTACCACAGAACTTACAACTGAGGAACCAGCTACAACAGTCCCAACAACAGACACTCCTGAAGAAAACGAAACAACCCAGCCTCCTACTAATCCACCAGACACTGAAACAATCCCAAAAGACGTCGATTGTCCTCTTGATACAGAGAACATGCTGTACATCCCACATCCTGAATCATGCGATAAATTTTTGCAATGCTTCAATGGACGCCTCTTCCTACAGAGCTGCCCAGAAGGACTTCACTGGGACAATAATTCAAAAACTTGCAATTGGCCCGAACAAGCTCAGTGTCCTCTAGCCGAAGGTGATCCAAATGAGGATGAAGTGAAATGCGACCCTGACGCAAACCCAAATGAAACAACGTTCGTCCCTCATCCCAGTGATTGCTCCAAATTTTACATGTGTCAATTTGGCAGGAAACATGAAACTAAGTGTCCTGAAGGATTGCACTTTAACGTAGAATCATCGCAGTGCGATTACCCGGAATTTGCTAAATGTCAATTGATATCCGACACTTCAGCAATACCATCAATATGCCCAGCGTTTGGTGTTGAAACCAAAGGAATCCCGAAGATTTGCTCAAAATACATACAATGTGTGCATGGTCGTCCTTATGTGAGGTCCTGTCCTAAGTTTCTTTTCTGGAGTGAATCGCGAAAACGGTGCGATTACGCGCACAATTCAGAGTGCCTGAATGGAAGCAGTATCGTATCACCCGGAGGAGACGATAATGAAGGGGGTTATGTTCCTGATTGTCCACATTCACTTAATAAGGACACATTTGTCCCATATCCAGGAAATTGCCGCAAATACTTTCAATGCTGGAATGGACATGCTTTTGTTAGGCACTGTCCTTTAGGACTTCATTGGAATGCTGTAATTAATCGGTGTGATTGGCCTTTCAGAGCTAATTGCACTGAAACTATACCAACAACTCCAGCGACTGAGTCCACTGAAGAGCCCAGTGAAGGACCAGGAACTGAAGCACCAGGAACGGAAGCACCGGAAACTGAAGCCCCAGGAACTGAACCACCAGCAACAGAAGCACCAGGATCTGAAGCCCCAGGAACTGAACCACCAGGATCTGAAGCCCCAGGAACTGAAGCACCAGGAACTGATGCGCCTGAAACTGAAGCACCAGGAACTGAACCACCAGCAACGGAAGCACCTGGATCTGAAGCACCAGGGACTGAATCACCAGAAACTGAACCACCAGCAACGGAAGCACCGGGATCCGAAGCCCCAGGAACTAAGCCACCAGCAACTGAACCACCAGCAACGGAAGCACCAGGATCCGAAGCCCCAGAAACTGAAGCCCCAGCAACTGAACCACCAGCAACTGAAGCACCGGGAACTAAGCCACCAGCAACTGAACCACCAGCGACTCAAGCCCCGGGATCTGAAGCACCAGGAGCCAAGCCACCAACAACTGAAGCACCGGGATCTGAGGCACCAGCAACTGAAGCACCAGCAACTGAGTTACCACCCATTCTACCACCAGCAGATGGAGCACCAGCAATCGAAGGACCAAGACCTGAGACTTCTACTCCATCTGATCCACGAGTAAACGTTTCGCTCCCTACTTTAAAGTCGAGTTAA
- the LOC119647586 gene encoding mucin-5B-like, translated as MEKVNFLIAFLGLLLAISYHVYGARISVINEEKLSKGGQCDPHVNPFKTTFIPHPSDCSKFFMCQFGRSHETKCPVGLHFNIESSKCDYPALAKCKLIPSGSAAPPICPMFGFETKGIPKICSKYIECVHGRPYVRSCPASLFWSETGKRCDYAHKSECMKGNSVVSPGGDENEVTYTPDCPHVLDKDSFVAHPSDCTKYFQCWNGNAFVRHCPSGLHWNAVTNRCDWPFRANCSETTSTTTATEPTDNPTTESTGSPVIDTTQEPGEETTTDSSTTEISTSPPKPPATDAPGTETPGSEAPGTETTEEPGVDAPGIGEPETEAPETEAPETETPETEAPETEAPGTEAPETEVPGTETEIPGTEATETEEPETETPETERPGTAAPGTEAPETEAPETEVSVPEVPATELPETEAPETEAPGTDAPATEVPTSTTDPRINVSIPTFSTSPPLSHQTNSLLKAPQ; from the exons ATGGAGAAAG TAAACTTTTTGATAGCTTTCCTGGGATTATTACTGGCGATTTCGTATCATGTCTACGGAGCTCGAATATCT GTtataaatgaagaaaaattatcTAAAGGGGGTCAATGCGACCCCCATGTGAACCCATTCAAAACGACTTTCATCCCTCATCCCAGTGATTGCTCCAAATTCTTCATGTGCCAATTTGGCAGGAGCCATGAAACCAAGTGCCCTGTTGGACTGCATTTTAATATAGAGTCATCCAAATGTGATTACCCCGCGCTTGCTAAATGTAAATTGATCCCCAGCGGTTCAGCTGCACCACCAATATGTCCGATGTTTGGTTTTGAAACGAAAGGAATCCCGAAGATTTGTTCAAAATACATTGAATGTGTTCATGGCCGCCCTTATGTGAGATCTTGTCCTGCGTCTCTTTTCTGGAGTGAAACGGGAAAACGTTGTGATTACGCTCACAAATCAGAGTGCATGAAGGGCAACAGTGTGGTATCACCCGGAGGAGACGAAAATGAAGTGACTTATACTCCCGATTGTCCACATGTGCTTGATAAGGACTCATTTGTTGCACATCCAAGTGATTGCACCAAATACTTCCAATGCTGGAATGGAAATGCTTTTGTTAGGCACTGCCCCTCAGGACTTCATTGGAACGCTGTAACCAATCGTTGTGACTGGCCTTTCAGAGCTAATTGTTCGGAAACTACATCAACAACTACAGCAACCGAACCTACTGACAATcctacaactgagtcgactggatcACCTGTAATAGATACCACACAAGAACCCGGTGAAGAAACGACAACTGATTCATCAACCACTGAAATATCAACTTCTCCTCCTAAGCCACCAGCAACCGACGCTCCAGGAACTGAAACACCAGGATCAGAGGCACCGGGAACTGAAACAACAGAAGAACCAGGAGTTGATGCACCAGGAATTGGGGAACCAGAAACTGAAGCACCAGAAACTGAAGCACCAGAAACAGAAACACCGGAGACTGAAGCACCAGAAACTGAAGCACCTGGAACAGAAGCCCCAGAAACAGAAGTACCAGGAACTGAAACTGAAATACCCGGAACTGAAGCCACAGAAACAGAAGAACCAGAAACTGAAACACCTGAAACCGAAAGACCAGGAACTGCAGCACCTGGAACTGAAGCCCCAGAAACTGAAGCACCAGAAACGGAAGTATCAGTACCTGAAGTACCAGCAACAGAACTACCAGAAACTGAAGCACCAGAAACTGAAGCACCAGGAACAGATGCACCAGCAACTGAGGTTCCTACCTCGACAACTGACCCACGAATAAACGTTTCTATCCCTACCTTTTCAACTTCCCCTCCGCTTTCACATCAAACAAACAGTCTCCTAAAAGCTCCACAA
- the LOC119649813 gene encoding peritrophin-1-like: MKPSVKFRDAENSSQYYECENGAPQLRQCAEGQEWSEILQDCDWPSSTESAKITSRARFISVGCTSFLLRLGSTKIFVSCPSGLFWNQNVLACDAFANADCLSERQTSFNICPNPSDQQHIPDSVRFANPNNCRKFVQCKDGFAYHLECPAGLLWNNELGHCDWPEYVSC; the protein is encoded by the coding sequence ATGAAACCTTCTGTAAaattccgtgatgctgagaattCTTCTCAGTACTATGAATGCGAAAATGGAGCTCCGCAACTTCGTCAATGCGCAGAAGGACAAGAGTGGAGTGAAATCCTCCAAGACTGCGATTGGCCTAGTTCAACTGAATCAGCCAAAATTACGTCAAGAGCGCGCTTCATCAGCGTGGGCTGTACAAGCTTCTTGCTACGTTTAGGAAGCACCAAGATTTTCGTATCATGTCCTAGTGGACTGTTTTGGAACCAGAATGTGTTAGCTTGTGATGCGTTCGCAAATGCTGACTGCCTAAGTGAACGACAGACGTCCTTTAATATCTGTCCTAACCCGAGTGATCAGCAACATATCCCCGATTCTGTCAGGTTTGCGAATCCGAATAACTGTCGAAAATTTGTTCAATGTAAGGACGGTTTCGCCTATCATTTGGAATGTCCAGCAGGATTGCTTTGGAACAATGAATTAGGACATTGCGATTGGCCTGAATACGTAAGCTGTTAG